In a genomic window of Mycolicibacillus parakoreensis:
- a CDS encoding BtrH N-terminal domain-containing protein, with protein sequence MASMVVPYRHDMGGHCGSGALRDLTEWAGIRWGDDTPDEGIVFALGGALDFSYVRSAHLRPPIYLVGRSADLEDEYLTRLGARFECRSTDDPDLGWKWVTEQIDAGTPVMVWTDIAELPYLRTRLSMSRHDVVIVGYDDDEELAFVVDNDRDTPQAVPYENLRKARASTGFPVPTRHTTYVVEWPGAAPDLGNAARSAFRRSADAMQGSCVSAPITEDSDCEIQVRGLPGVSTFVEDLKRWPKIFDDDTLDGALFALSAFIEKAGTGGGLFRDLQARGCRRVAEELSFEPAFKAAEAAKTASELWTAVAHAAYDRGADPHRRASGAASVAAQLPTAERRLAEALREAGDLLL encoded by the coding sequence ATGGCATCGATGGTGGTGCCGTATCGCCACGACATGGGCGGCCACTGCGGATCGGGGGCTCTTCGGGATTTGACCGAATGGGCCGGGATCCGTTGGGGTGATGACACCCCGGACGAAGGCATCGTGTTTGCTCTCGGCGGGGCCCTCGACTTCTCGTATGTTCGCTCGGCCCACCTACGTCCACCGATCTACCTCGTTGGACGCAGCGCGGACCTCGAAGACGAATACTTGACCCGGTTGGGCGCGCGCTTCGAGTGTCGTTCGACAGACGACCCCGATCTCGGGTGGAAATGGGTGACCGAACAGATCGATGCCGGTACGCCGGTCATGGTGTGGACTGACATCGCCGAATTGCCCTATCTGAGAACGCGTCTGAGTATGAGCCGGCACGATGTCGTGATCGTAGGGTACGACGACGACGAGGAACTCGCCTTCGTGGTCGATAACGATCGCGATACACCTCAAGCCGTGCCTTACGAGAATCTACGGAAGGCGCGGGCATCGACGGGATTTCCCGTCCCCACGCGGCACACCACCTACGTAGTCGAGTGGCCCGGCGCGGCACCAGATCTCGGCAATGCTGCCCGGTCGGCCTTCCGTAGGTCCGCGGACGCGATGCAGGGTTCGTGTGTGAGCGCGCCGATCACCGAGGACTCCGATTGTGAAATTCAGGTGCGTGGGCTACCAGGGGTATCGACTTTTGTGGAGGATCTCAAGCGGTGGCCGAAGATCTTTGACGACGACACCCTCGACGGAGCCTTGTTTGCGCTGAGCGCCTTCATCGAAAAAGCCGGAACCGGAGGCGGTCTGTTCCGAGATCTGCAAGCACGTGGATGTCGGCGCGTCGCTGAAGAGTTGAGTTTCGAACCTGCGTTTAAAGCAGCGGAGGCTGCAAAGACCGCATCTGAGTTGTGGACCGCGGTTGCGCACGCCGCTTATGACCGCGGTGCAGATCCGCACCGAAGAGCGAGCGGCGCCGCGTCCGTGGCTGCGCAATTGCCGACAGCCGAACGTCGACTCGCGGAGGCGCTGAGGGAGGCAGGAGATCTACTCCTATGA
- a CDS encoding SCP2 sterol-binding domain-containing protein: MAVFADAEEVYRYLAGIFRRGLENEDLANRLAGSGVVLRIHYTDPDAVLTVDMPEKVVETGADSGVTPNVELFMSADTGNRFWLGKVNLTMAMAKGTVRAKGPVTKLIKLIPQAKNLFPEYRAILEADKRHDLLNV; the protein is encoded by the coding sequence ATGGCTGTCTTCGCTGATGCGGAAGAGGTTTACCGCTACCTCGCCGGCATCTTTCGACGAGGTTTGGAGAACGAAGACCTTGCGAACAGACTTGCCGGGTCCGGGGTGGTGTTACGGATCCACTACACCGATCCGGATGCGGTACTAACCGTGGATATGCCGGAGAAGGTCGTAGAGACCGGCGCGGACAGTGGCGTTACACCGAATGTCGAATTGTTCATGTCCGCGGATACCGGCAACAGGTTCTGGTTGGGGAAGGTGAACTTGACCATGGCGATGGCGAAAGGAACTGTACGAGCGAAAGGTCCTGTCACCAAACTGATCAAGCTCATACCGCAGGCAAAGAACCTCTTTCCGGAATACCGGGCAATCCTTGAGGCCGACAAGCGTCACGACCTGCTCAATGTGTGA
- a CDS encoding NDMA-dependent alcohol dehydrogenase translates to MKTRAAVLWGLEQKWEVEEVDLDPPGPGEVLVRLAATGLCHSDEHLVTGDLPIPLPVVGGHEGAGTVVECGEGVEELSEGDSVILTFLPSCGRCSYCARGMGNLCELGAALMMGPQIDGTYRFHARGEDVGQMCLLGTFSEYTVVPQASVVKIDGGIPLDRAALIGCGVTTGYGSAVRTGEVRAGDTVVVVGAGGIGMNAIQGARIAGALAIVAVDPVKFKREQASGFGATHTAASMDEAWSLVSDMTLGKLADVCILTTDVAEASYTAEALALVGKRGRVVVTAIGHPDDSSISGSLLEMTLYEKQIRGALYGSSNAPHDIPRLVELYSAGLLKLDELVTREYSLDQINEGYEDMRSGKNIRGLVRF, encoded by the coding sequence ATGAAGACACGTGCGGCTGTTTTGTGGGGCTTGGAGCAGAAGTGGGAGGTCGAAGAAGTCGATTTGGATCCGCCAGGTCCCGGGGAGGTCCTCGTGCGGCTGGCGGCCACCGGCTTGTGCCATTCCGACGAACATCTGGTGACCGGCGACCTCCCGATCCCATTGCCGGTAGTGGGGGGTCATGAGGGTGCTGGCACAGTCGTGGAGTGCGGCGAAGGGGTTGAGGAACTGTCCGAAGGTGATTCTGTCATCTTGACCTTCCTTCCCTCGTGTGGGCGCTGCTCGTACTGCGCGCGCGGCATGGGCAATCTCTGTGAGTTGGGAGCGGCGCTCATGATGGGACCGCAGATCGACGGCACCTATCGCTTTCACGCACGAGGCGAGGACGTCGGGCAGATGTGTTTGCTCGGGACGTTTTCCGAGTACACAGTGGTGCCGCAGGCGTCCGTGGTCAAGATTGACGGCGGAATCCCCCTGGATCGGGCAGCCTTGATCGGTTGCGGCGTCACGACCGGTTACGGATCTGCGGTGCGGACTGGGGAGGTGCGCGCCGGGGACACCGTCGTGGTAGTGGGAGCGGGCGGAATCGGAATGAATGCGATTCAGGGCGCGCGAATCGCGGGAGCGCTGGCGATTGTGGCGGTCGATCCGGTGAAGTTCAAGCGAGAGCAAGCGAGCGGGTTCGGTGCGACGCACACCGCGGCCTCGATGGATGAAGCTTGGTCGCTGGTCAGCGATATGACGCTGGGCAAGCTGGCTGATGTCTGCATCCTCACCACCGATGTGGCTGAGGCCTCCTACACCGCGGAAGCGCTGGCCTTGGTCGGAAAGCGCGGGCGCGTCGTGGTCACGGCCATCGGGCACCCCGACGACTCATCGATCTCAGGATCACTGCTTGAAATGACGCTTTACGAGAAGCAGATTCGTGGCGCTTTGTATGGCTCATCCAATGCGCCGCACGATATTCCGCGACTGGTCGAGCTGTACTCCGCTGGGTTGTTGAAGCTCGATGAATTGGTCACCCGCGAATACTCCCTCGACCAAATCAATGAGGGCTACGAGGATATGCGTTCA